In the Leptospira sp. WS4.C2 genome, one interval contains:
- a CDS encoding TonB-dependent receptor plug domain-containing protein, producing the protein MHPFIQFLFPILCLFLLFVGEVHSQTSPRETGKKNKTVDQQTPNTTTTPATPTATDTNPKDPNSQTTGSTTPVPEETNKEEVPSEEVDRFKDLDNKNGIVVTGSRGERRLKDSAVATEVISRKRIEQTGARNLGEVLDTQLGINVTPFFGGSQVQMLGLDSKYVLFLVDGQRVAGRLNNTIDLTRFKVQNIERIEIVKGSSSSLYGADAIGGVINIITKQAEKPEHYQFRTSYGNGRQTNFGTQGEKNMIADVGFKNEFVATNFFGGFNHSAAYDLDPKTPATTGNAFQDNNVGGNMTFNPDGQFKVKTGINYLNRNQAGVDSRSNGGVFDRTNLTNDFLGLGALEYAYGKRNMVSLRGNFSRWENHYKLDQRNSNELDVKELTNEFSSQGVAQIDHEINKDHMVTAGVESYSEELQSDRLQRRNAFRTRRAAFIQDEWVIWRQGFVWRLVPGVRHDVDSQFGGQTTPKIATKVDITSNLVFRASYGKGFRPPSFRELYLRFENPGVGYVVDGNDKLRPERSTTVNADLEYTPFKFWTLSLSVFRNDITDLIQYSFGTRTSEFANFQLKNVQRAYTRGVEAGSRVRFLKYFALELGYNQTDTRDLTTDRPLEGRALHQGTMNFFVNAPGGWEFALRAKRLDKRPFYSTTNEFTAGTSTALIDQQTKSVEENNKVVYGKPFTLLNVRMEKKFFDGRMSLFLGVDNVLDQYELTYNPIRPRFYYGGLQATF; encoded by the coding sequence ATGCATCCTTTCATTCAGTTTTTATTTCCCATCCTTTGTCTCTTTTTACTTTTTGTTGGAGAGGTCCATTCCCAAACAAGCCCGCGCGAAACTGGCAAAAAAAACAAAACCGTAGACCAACAAACGCCGAACACTACGACTACTCCTGCTACTCCCACAGCAACGGATACAAATCCTAAGGATCCAAATTCTCAAACAACAGGAAGCACCACTCCAGTTCCAGAAGAAACAAATAAAGAGGAAGTTCCTTCTGAAGAAGTGGATCGATTCAAAGATTTAGATAATAAAAATGGGATTGTTGTGACTGGTTCTCGCGGAGAACGACGACTCAAAGATTCTGCTGTTGCAACAGAGGTTATCTCTAGAAAAAGGATCGAACAAACTGGAGCACGTAACTTAGGTGAGGTGCTTGATACCCAACTTGGAATTAACGTAACTCCTTTTTTTGGTGGTTCCCAAGTGCAAATGCTTGGACTTGATTCCAAATATGTTCTATTTCTTGTGGATGGACAACGGGTTGCCGGAAGGTTGAACAATACCATTGACCTCACTCGATTCAAAGTGCAAAATATTGAACGAATTGAAATTGTAAAAGGAAGTTCCTCTTCTTTATACGGAGCAGATGCCATTGGTGGTGTGATTAATATCATCACCAAACAAGCCGAAAAACCAGAACACTACCAATTCCGAACATCTTATGGAAACGGAAGGCAAACCAATTTTGGAACCCAAGGCGAAAAGAACATGATTGCCGATGTGGGTTTTAAAAATGAATTTGTCGCGACAAATTTTTTTGGTGGGTTTAATCACTCGGCCGCCTATGATTTAGATCCAAAAACTCCAGCCACTACGGGAAACGCATTCCAAGATAACAACGTAGGTGGGAATATGACTTTCAATCCCGATGGTCAATTTAAAGTAAAAACAGGAATCAATTATTTAAACCGTAACCAAGCAGGAGTTGATTCAAGATCTAATGGTGGAGTCTTTGATCGAACCAACTTAACCAACGACTTTCTTGGGTTAGGTGCTCTTGAGTATGCTTACGGAAAACGCAATATGGTTTCTTTACGTGGAAATTTCTCCCGTTGGGAAAACCACTATAAATTAGACCAAAGAAATTCTAATGAATTGGATGTAAAAGAACTTACCAACGAATTCTCATCCCAAGGTGTCGCTCAAATTGATCATGAAATCAATAAAGACCACATGGTCACTGCAGGTGTAGAATCCTACTCGGAAGAATTACAGTCAGATCGATTACAAAGAAGAAATGCCTTCCGAACCAGAAGAGCGGCTTTCATTCAAGATGAGTGGGTGATTTGGCGCCAAGGATTTGTTTGGCGGTTGGTTCCAGGAGTTCGCCATGATGTGGATTCTCAATTTGGTGGACAAACCACGCCAAAAATTGCGACCAAAGTTGATATTACAAGTAACCTTGTCTTTCGTGCGAGTTACGGAAAAGGATTCCGACCTCCTTCCTTTCGGGAACTGTATTTACGTTTTGAAAACCCTGGTGTGGGTTATGTTGTGGATGGAAATGACAAACTGAGACCAGAAAGATCAACAACAGTCAATGCAGACCTCGAATACACTCCCTTTAAATTTTGGACCCTATCCTTAAGTGTGTTTCGAAACGATATTACCGACCTCATCCAATATAGTTTTGGAACCAGAACCAGTGAATTTGCCAATTTTCAATTGAAGAATGTTCAAAGGGCTTATACAAGAGGGGTGGAAGCTGGATCGCGTGTTCGTTTTCTCAAGTATTTTGCTTTGGAATTAGGATACAACCAAACTGATACTCGTGATTTAACAACTGATAGACCCTTGGAGGGGAGAGCCCTCCACCAAGGAACAATGAACTTTTTTGTGAACGCACCCGGTGGTTGGGAATTTGCACTACGTGCTAAACGTTTAGACAAACGGCCGTTTTATAGTACAACCAACGAATTTACTGCAGGAACTAGTACAGCTCTCATCGATCAACAAACCAAAAGTGTAGAAGAGAACAACAAAGTTGTGTATGGAAAACCATTCACTCTCTTAAACGTGAGAATGGAGAAAAAATTCTTCGATGGAAGGATGTCTTTGTTTTTAGGAGTGGACAACGTCCTGGACCAATACGAGCTTACATACAATCCTATTCGTCCCAGGTTTTACTATGGTGGACTCCAAGCCACTTTTTGA
- a CDS encoding DUF3015 domain-containing protein, translated as MFKRRFRLLFKIQLTIISLLFLLTSVSIAAEPYGMAGCGLGSMVFVWKNDIGQVLAATTNVSFSSQTFGITSGTSNCTTDGIVRADRAQEVFVTYNEEPLELETVRGTGERIRAIASLLGCPTHSNELGKLMKEKHSFIFDKTQTADPNSRSKVILTRLKSKIAEDSELKKACLY; from the coding sequence ATGTTTAAACGTAGATTCCGACTTCTTTTTAAAATTCAGTTAACAATTATTAGTTTATTATTTCTACTGACTTCTGTTTCTATTGCTGCGGAGCCGTACGGGATGGCAGGTTGCGGCTTAGGTTCTATGGTTTTTGTTTGGAAAAACGATATTGGGCAAGTTCTAGCAGCAACTACAAATGTAAGTTTTTCTTCGCAGACCTTTGGAATTACCTCTGGAACGTCGAACTGCACGACAGATGGAATTGTTCGAGCAGACAGAGCTCAAGAAGTTTTTGTCACTTATAATGAAGAGCCATTAGAATTAGAAACCGTACGCGGAACTGGAGAAAGAATACGTGCGATTGCTTCTTTGTTAGGTTGTCCCACTCATAGTAATGAACTTGGGAAACTCATGAAAGAAAAACATTCTTTTATCTTTGATAAAACACAAACTGCAGATCCCAATTCCAGATCCAAAGTCATCCTCACTCGATTGAAATCGAAAATCGCAGAAGATTCTGAATTAAAAAAAGCCTGTTTATATTAA
- a CDS encoding FAD-binding oxidoreductase, which translates to MLTPQINLFKKSNPILAQVVSNTRLTPEPGKGKRPSNEGDSAVHRITIAVDHNTYPYMIGQSAGIIPPGIDPEKQAKGSADPSYTIRLYSIASPSFSFGQTKDNIEFVVKRDNVYDENGNLVHKGVCSNYLCDLKPGDTVTMTGPAGKKFLLPQTDFIGDIFFFATGTGISPYFGMVEELLVQKLISFQGNVWLVYGAPYSDEIVLRDYFEGMAKSHSNFHFLTAISREEKNSFDGGKMYITHRAKENAEAIKNAVNGNGKFYICGGPKGMEKGVIQEIMSACGTDLLYDEFKKHLEEKEQLFVETY; encoded by the coding sequence TTGCTTACCCCTCAGATCAATCTCTTTAAGAAATCCAATCCCATCCTAGCCCAGGTTGTGTCGAACACCCGTTTGACTCCCGAACCAGGTAAGGGAAAACGCCCAAGTAACGAAGGGGATTCCGCTGTGCATCGAATTACCATTGCCGTCGATCACAATACCTACCCCTATATGATCGGACAAAGTGCAGGAATCATCCCACCCGGCATTGATCCAGAAAAACAAGCCAAAGGATCGGCTGACCCGTCGTATACCATCCGTTTGTATTCGATCGCCTCACCGTCGTTCAGTTTTGGTCAAACCAAGGACAATATCGAATTTGTGGTCAAAAGGGACAACGTGTACGATGAAAATGGAAATCTTGTCCATAAGGGCGTTTGTTCCAATTACCTTTGTGATTTGAAACCCGGCGATACTGTGACCATGACCGGGCCTGCCGGTAAAAAATTCCTCTTGCCCCAAACCGATTTTATTGGCGATATCTTCTTTTTTGCCACTGGAACTGGAATCAGTCCTTATTTTGGAATGGTGGAAGAACTCCTGGTCCAAAAACTCATCTCGTTCCAAGGAAATGTTTGGTTGGTTTATGGGGCTCCTTATTCTGATGAAATTGTTCTACGTGATTATTTTGAAGGTATGGCAAAATCCCATTCCAATTTTCACTTTTTAACAGCGATTAGTCGAGAGGAGAAAAACTCGTTTGATGGCGGAAAGATGTACATCACTCACCGTGCAAAAGAAAATGCTGAGGCGATTAAAAATGCTGTCAATGGAAACGGTAAGTTTTATATTTGTGGCGGTCCGAAGGGAATGGAAAAAGGAGTCATTCAAGAAATCATGTCTGCATGCGGAACTGATCTCTTATATGATGAATTCAAAAAACACCTAGAGGAAAAAGAACAACTTTTTGTAGAGACATACTAA
- a CDS encoding transcriptional coactivator p15/PC4 family protein, with product MAKTGIIRDIDKGRGEVIRVEISEYKGQTFFNIRVWYTDPNGELKPTQKGIAIAPTLVGELKEAIEEAERWLA from the coding sequence ATGGCAAAAACAGGAATCATTCGAGACATTGACAAAGGAAGAGGAGAAGTCATCCGTGTGGAGATCTCCGAATACAAAGGCCAAACTTTTTTTAATATTAGAGTTTGGTACACCGATCCCAACGGTGAACTGAAACCCACTCAGAAAGGGATCGCCATTGCACCGACCCTTGTTGGTGAATTGAAAGAGGCTATCGAAGAAGCGGAACGTTGGTTAGCATAA
- a CDS encoding anti-sigma factor antagonist (This anti-anti-sigma factor, or anti-sigma factor antagonist, belongs to a family that includes characterized members SpoIIAA, RsbV, RsfA, and RsfB.) has translation MVMFVDAKLEFPLIQEKEVQENHLLLRFRTPANPKIDERKPLVIGLAVDKSWSMKGEKMESVIDASCALVNWLTRHDAVTIIAYSADVQIIQPVTHLTEKVSVTDKIRNIQVATSTNLSGGWLSALKSLNQSKIPNAYKRVLLLTDGNPTSGIKEKEALVKIAADHLAMGISTTTIGVGNDFNEEMLVEIAKAGGGNFHYIDNPEKASDIFFEEFGDIGALYAQAIDVELQMAPGVRLKQVLSETSHQIAEEFDEFLGDSKTISRQKINLQLGDLRADDIRNLVLRLEIDDRVNQADSPFCEVNVSYYNLLQQNALESVKEAFRFSRGNNRGKQDPDVLVEILIANATLGIKEISDFIKRGHTEDAKALLFGLIQDIKTNLHFAPNALGSVLGRLQVLETKITTKSDDLNKHLFMNSQMMMKGSEKLDLKDVIVHDEIFEFRTVGDIDLYKCPEIKLLIEQKMSEGYRYVVFDFTNTSHIDSSAIGMVIQIVGWLRRRGGELVVANVHDSVKKIFEITRLYNHIRVAENVSSAKEVLQRIIYANEGDTNK, from the coding sequence ATGGTCATGTTTGTAGATGCCAAATTGGAATTTCCTTTGATTCAAGAAAAAGAGGTACAAGAAAACCATCTCTTACTTCGATTTCGAACTCCTGCCAACCCAAAGATTGATGAACGAAAACCTTTGGTGATCGGTCTTGCCGTGGACAAAAGTTGGTCCATGAAGGGGGAAAAAATGGAATCGGTGATTGATGCCTCCTGTGCCCTAGTCAATTGGCTTACCAGACATGATGCTGTCACAATCATTGCGTATTCAGCTGATGTTCAAATCATCCAACCGGTGACTCACCTAACAGAAAAAGTCTCAGTGACCGATAAAATTAGGAACATTCAAGTAGCCACCTCTACCAATCTGAGTGGTGGATGGTTGTCTGCTCTGAAAAGTCTTAACCAATCCAAAATTCCGAACGCATACAAACGAGTTTTATTACTCACAGATGGAAATCCCACATCGGGAATTAAGGAAAAAGAAGCACTTGTCAAAATTGCCGCTGATCATTTAGCAATGGGAATCTCCACCACAACCATCGGCGTGGGAAATGATTTTAATGAAGAGATGCTAGTGGAAATTGCAAAAGCTGGCGGGGGAAATTTTCATTACATCGATAACCCGGAAAAAGCATCAGACATATTCTTTGAAGAATTTGGAGACATTGGTGCCTTGTATGCACAGGCAATTGATGTAGAATTACAAATGGCACCAGGTGTAAGGTTGAAACAGGTTTTATCCGAAACCTCACACCAAATCGCAGAGGAATTTGATGAGTTTTTGGGTGATTCCAAAACCATTTCTAGACAAAAAATTAATCTTCAGTTAGGTGATCTCAGAGCTGACGACATTCGCAATTTAGTGTTACGTTTGGAAATTGATGATCGGGTAAACCAAGCGGACTCTCCTTTTTGCGAAGTAAATGTCTCCTATTATAATTTATTACAACAAAATGCATTAGAATCAGTAAAAGAAGCCTTTCGTTTTTCCAGGGGGAACAATCGAGGAAAACAGGATCCCGATGTTCTCGTAGAAATTCTGATCGCCAATGCAACTCTCGGTATCAAAGAAATTTCGGATTTCATTAAACGTGGCCATACGGAAGACGCCAAAGCCTTGTTATTTGGTCTCATTCAGGATATAAAAACCAATCTACATTTTGCTCCCAATGCACTTGGCTCGGTTCTGGGTCGTTTACAAGTTTTAGAAACAAAAATTACAACTAAATCGGATGATTTGAACAAACATTTATTTATGAATTCTCAGATGATGATGAAAGGATCTGAAAAGTTGGATTTGAAAGATGTGATCGTTCATGACGAAATTTTTGAATTCCGCACCGTAGGTGATATCGATTTGTATAAATGCCCTGAAATCAAACTTTTAATCGAACAAAAAATGTCAGAAGGATACAGGTATGTAGTTTTTGATTTCACAAATACTTCGCATATTGATTCGTCTGCGATTGGGATGGTGATTCAAATTGTGGGCTGGTTACGACGCCGTGGTGGGGAACTTGTGGTTGCCAACGTTCATGATTCCGTAAAAAAGATTTTTGAAATCACTCGGTTGTACAACCACATTCGTGTAGCAGAAAACGTTTCCTCTGCCAAGGAAGTGTTACAAAGGATTATTTATGCGAACGAAGGAGATACAAACAAATAG
- a CDS encoding 7-carboxy-7-deazaguanine synthase QueE, with the protein MFGKIHEVYSSISGEGISQGIPTVFIRFAGCSLRCGKTETRALWCDTAYALGPNQGEEKTLDSVWNDLERLDPQHGYQVLLTGGEPLEGKNRDLSVALATRIYNHRKNSSRPYPASRVETNGSERITDDAFFIFTMDYKLPGSGMEDRMDQENFQIIEKRHNSLDEIKFVVRDRIDFDRSIEVIREQKIQTNILYSPVHGEVDAKELVEWIKVDNPPKCRLSLQIHKVLWGNQKGV; encoded by the coding sequence ATGTTTGGAAAAATTCACGAAGTCTATTCATCCATTTCTGGCGAAGGAATTTCGCAGGGAATCCCAACTGTCTTCATACGATTTGCTGGGTGTTCCTTACGTTGTGGCAAAACGGAAACAAGAGCATTATGGTGTGACACGGCTTACGCACTTGGACCAAACCAAGGTGAAGAAAAAACTTTGGATTCTGTTTGGAATGATTTAGAAAGATTGGACCCGCAGCACGGATACCAAGTCTTACTGACTGGAGGCGAACCCTTAGAAGGAAAAAATCGTGATCTATCAGTAGCACTTGCCACACGCATCTACAACCACCGGAAGAATTCCAGTAGGCCCTACCCTGCCTCCCGCGTGGAGACCAATGGAAGCGAACGAATCACCGATGATGCCTTTTTTATTTTCACTATGGATTACAAATTACCAGGTTCGGGTATGGAAGATCGTATGGATCAGGAAAATTTCCAGATTATAGAAAAGAGACATAATTCACTTGACGAAATCAAGTTCGTTGTGCGAGATAGAATCGACTTTGATAGAAGTATCGAAGTCATTCGCGAACAAAAAATACAGACAAATATATTGTATTCGCCAGTCCACGGTGAAGTGGACGCCAAAGAACTAGTCGAATGGATTAAAGTAGACAACCCACCTAAGTGTCGTTTGTCGCTTCAGATTCACAAAGTGCTTTGGGGAAATCAGAAAGGAGTTTGA
- a CDS encoding SNF2-related protein has translation MDIPTQLSLDFETTVEPKQTNEYGFLIGEPELGLAKVTNETSTSVELFFESREIFRTVNKSNKQLQFLNQYPDSLRVWEEFPKAMDLALAASQLKLTYNFNKLSSLSNSRTRLLPHQIECTFIVANSLKPRFILADEVGLGKTIEAGLAIKELMFRRGLKKVLVVAPSPLLVQWQQEMKNKFNEEFAIVRRRNFITNGPDHWRNFNKIITSIDFIKNPKYAEEILGTKWDIVVFDEAHRLRRDYSKITRGYLFAEKIARKTECLLLLTATPFRGKLEELFYLLHLVDPNILGPYHTFVNDYVVGQKGDLKEKISKVLLRRRKVEVGGFTKRFAKTVRIDLSPIERAFYDETTDYVKREYNMAMGTKNRAIGFVMVVFQKLLDSSVIALLSALQKRKFMLESKFHYMKEHETTLDDWDLDETEGVEEFITELEDEEMSSFQRIKRELFTLNRLIHLGKQIKEDKKTLKLKETLYRLKKEGHKKFIIFTQFRTTQDHLQSVLEPDFKVSPFHGSLSMDEKEVAIQKFKEDYEILICTEAGGEGRNLQFANILFNYDLPWSPLKIEQRIGRIHRFGQKDNVYIFNFASKDTVAERILEVLTNKIRLFEESIGASDDLLGTIEEELDFNSSLMKFVTGTKTKEELETEFDLRIQVAQKGFEKLNALVTPKVLDFNLKDYYDHTLEEREWNNSHLEEVVAQGSKFFQNLLPGTLTPIGKGSYEYKNSDGKVKKATFDSDLALTNDSLEFLAFGHPFVEKVTELLTLSDVGRKKKYLISENLSQRILFVFQVEFDFSLKRKDLFFIEFDLKKKKTSILTEKPTEWTEAKTYVPEKEIPLSKLEEAFIHCYPIVESEAEIKKEILRKETLSIFQKEEYKVELSHQKTIRQLEEKLMRQEAAYKWDNRPEKKAVLHKTMKEIQRAKDEYTVEIRKIKNGATIFHRIRLFQTYISI, from the coding sequence ATGGACATCCCTACTCAATTAAGTTTAGATTTTGAAACAACGGTTGAACCAAAACAAACAAATGAGTATGGATTTCTCATCGGTGAACCGGAGTTAGGTCTAGCTAAAGTAACAAACGAAACTTCCACCTCTGTTGAATTGTTCTTTGAATCTAGAGAAATTTTTCGAACTGTTAATAAATCAAATAAACAATTACAATTTTTAAATCAATATCCAGATTCACTTCGCGTTTGGGAAGAATTTCCCAAAGCAATGGACTTAGCTCTCGCGGCAAGTCAACTCAAACTCACTTATAATTTTAATAAACTTTCTTCTCTTTCCAATTCCAGAACGCGGTTACTTCCACATCAGATTGAGTGTACCTTCATTGTAGCCAATAGTTTAAAACCAAGGTTTATCCTTGCTGATGAAGTAGGACTTGGTAAAACCATCGAAGCAGGGCTTGCCATTAAAGAACTCATGTTCCGACGAGGACTCAAAAAAGTGCTCGTGGTTGCTCCTTCTCCCCTACTTGTCCAATGGCAACAGGAGATGAAAAACAAATTCAACGAAGAATTTGCCATCGTTCGCAGAAGAAACTTTATCACAAACGGCCCCGACCATTGGAGAAATTTTAATAAAATTATCACCTCTATTGATTTTATTAAAAATCCAAAGTATGCAGAAGAAATTTTAGGAACCAAATGGGACATCGTGGTTTTTGACGAAGCCCATAGACTCAGACGTGATTATTCTAAAATCACTCGTGGTTACCTTTTTGCCGAAAAAATTGCACGTAAAACAGAATGTTTACTCCTTCTCACAGCCACTCCGTTTCGTGGAAAACTAGAAGAACTATTTTATCTCTTACATCTGGTTGATCCAAATATCCTTGGGCCATACCATACATTTGTGAACGATTATGTTGTGGGACAAAAGGGTGACTTAAAGGAAAAAATTTCCAAGGTTCTTCTCCGTCGCCGAAAGGTAGAAGTCGGTGGCTTTACCAAACGATTTGCCAAAACGGTTCGAATTGATCTATCTCCTATTGAACGCGCGTTTTATGACGAAACGACCGACTATGTAAAAAGAGAATACAATATGGCCATGGGAACTAAAAACCGAGCCATTGGTTTTGTGATGGTGGTATTCCAGAAGTTACTGGATTCCTCAGTGATTGCTCTTCTCTCTGCCTTACAAAAACGTAAATTTATGTTGGAATCCAAATTCCATTACATGAAAGAACACGAAACCACTCTCGATGATTGGGATTTGGATGAAACCGAAGGTGTCGAAGAATTCATCACTGAATTGGAAGATGAAGAGATGAGTAGTTTCCAAAGGATCAAACGCGAATTATTTACTCTGAACCGACTCATCCATTTGGGAAAACAAATCAAAGAAGATAAAAAAACTTTAAAATTAAAAGAAACACTCTATCGCCTAAAAAAAGAAGGCCATAAAAAATTCATTATCTTTACACAGTTTAGAACCACACAAGACCACTTACAATCTGTGTTAGAACCTGACTTCAAAGTGTCTCCCTTTCACGGTTCACTCAGTATGGATGAAAAAGAAGTAGCCATCCAGAAATTCAAAGAAGACTACGAGATTTTAATTTGTACAGAAGCCGGTGGGGAAGGTCGTAACTTACAATTTGCCAATATACTTTTTAATTATGACTTACCTTGGAGCCCTCTCAAGATTGAACAACGAATCGGAAGGATCCATCGTTTTGGCCAAAAGGATAATGTTTATATCTTTAACTTTGCATCTAAAGATACAGTTGCAGAAAGAATCTTAGAGGTACTAACGAATAAAATTCGGTTGTTTGAAGAATCGATCGGTGCTTCAGATGACCTTCTCGGAACTATTGAAGAGGAGTTAGATTTTAATTCTAGTCTGATGAAATTTGTGACTGGAACAAAAACCAAAGAAGAATTAGAAACAGAATTTGATCTTCGGATTCAAGTGGCACAGAAAGGATTTGAAAAACTCAACGCACTTGTAACACCGAAAGTATTAGATTTTAATTTAAAAGATTACTACGACCATACACTCGAAGAAAGAGAGTGGAATAATAGCCATTTAGAGGAAGTGGTAGCACAAGGTTCTAAATTCTTTCAAAACCTGTTACCCGGAACCCTTACACCAATTGGCAAAGGCTCTTACGAATATAAAAATTCAGATGGGAAAGTTAAAAAAGCAACTTTTGATTCCGATCTTGCCTTAACCAATGACTCACTAGAATTTTTGGCTTTTGGACATCCCTTTGTAGAGAAGGTAACGGAACTACTCACACTAAGTGATGTGGGCCGTAAAAAAAAGTATCTTATTTCAGAAAACTTAAGCCAAAGAATTCTTTTTGTATTCCAAGTAGAATTTGATTTTTCTCTCAAACGAAAGGATCTCTTCTTTATTGAATTTGATTTAAAGAAAAAGAAGACCTCTATCCTTACGGAAAAACCAACGGAATGGACGGAAGCAAAAACTTATGTTCCCGAAAAAGAAATTCCTCTTTCAAAACTAGAAGAAGCATTTATCCATTGTTACCCTATCGTTGAATCCGAAGCTGAAATAAAAAAAGAAATACTGAGAAAAGAAACTTTGTCAATTTTCCAAAAAGAAGAATACAAAGTAGAACTTTCTCACCAAAAAACCATTCGTCAATTGGAAGAAAAACTAATGCGACAGGAAGCCGCTTACAAATGGGACAATCGTCCTGAAAAAAAAGCAGTCCTCCACAAAACAATGAAAGAAATCCAACGTGCGAAAGACGAATACACTGTAGAAATTCGCAAAATAAAAAATGGGGCTACTATTTTTCATAGAATTCGCCTCTTTCAAACTTACATCAGTATTTAA
- a CDS encoding dicarboxylate/amino acid:cation symporter, translating into MFFPKIAFWIQILVSLLLGLLFGILLNPETGIVSALTLKPYLAWMKLPGDIFLNLLQMIMIPLVIVSIALGVSSLRNLKDLLNLGSKTLLYFIFTTIISVSIGITLTLIIKPGNHIQSQTTQMDTITHETTGKENQESIPEIIGSIIPKNLVNVWSKQQMLSVVFFGMILGIFFLTSKESGSALKAFCHSLESFCLWVVAVAMKLAPFAVLGLMSYAIVQIGFSLLFGLVYYIGTVLLGLFCIIVFYSVLILIFTRKNPIQFLNKVREIPLLGFSTSSSSSVLPYSLKLAKEKLKLKETVADFVLPLGATINMDGTALYQAVATVFLSQVYQVNLSPIDLFLLVGTVTAASIGTAATPGVGLVILASILYTFHIPIEGITILFGVDRFLDMCRTSVNLTGDLSCAFIMDHIWKETKPNEKY; encoded by the coding sequence ATGTTCTTTCCGAAAATTGCATTCTGGATTCAAATTCTCGTATCCTTACTGTTAGGTTTGTTATTTGGAATCCTTTTAAATCCAGAAACAGGAATAGTATCCGCGCTTACTTTAAAGCCATATCTAGCTTGGATGAAACTTCCTGGTGATATTTTTTTGAATCTACTTCAAATGATTATGATTCCCTTAGTGATAGTTTCTATTGCCCTTGGTGTTTCGAGTCTCCGAAATCTTAAGGATCTTTTGAATTTGGGAAGCAAAACGCTTCTCTACTTTATTTTTACTACTATCATCTCAGTAAGTATTGGGATAACTCTGACCCTAATCATCAAACCGGGAAACCATATCCAATCTCAAACAACGCAAATGGATACAATTACTCACGAAACAACGGGAAAGGAAAATCAGGAATCAATTCCAGAGATCATAGGCAGTATCATTCCTAAAAACTTAGTCAATGTTTGGTCCAAACAACAAATGTTATCTGTGGTTTTTTTCGGAATGATTTTAGGAATTTTTTTTCTGACCTCAAAAGAGTCCGGCAGTGCTTTAAAAGCATTCTGCCATTCTTTAGAAAGTTTCTGCCTTTGGGTTGTCGCAGTTGCAATGAAATTAGCTCCGTTTGCCGTTTTAGGATTAATGAGTTATGCCATAGTGCAAATCGGTTTCTCTTTGTTATTTGGATTAGTGTATTATATTGGAACCGTTCTTTTGGGACTTTTTTGTATCATTGTTTTTTATAGTGTTCTGATATTAATTTTCACTAGAAAAAACCCCATTCAGTTTCTGAACAAAGTTCGTGAAATTCCATTACTTGGTTTTTCCACCTCTAGCTCCAGTTCTGTCCTTCCCTATTCTCTAAAACTTGCCAAAGAGAAATTAAAGCTAAAAGAAACGGTCGCAGACTTTGTTCTTCCACTTGGAGCCACTATCAATATGGATGGAACGGCCTTATACCAAGCAGTTGCCACTGTTTTCTTAAGCCAAGTTTATCAGGTGAATCTTTCCCCTATAGACTTGTTTTTGTTAGTTGGAACAGTTACTGCAGCATCCATTGGAACCGCAGCCACACCGGGAGTTGGACTCGTTATCCTTGCTTCTATACTCTATACCTTTCATATACCCATCGAAGGAATCACTATCCTTTTTGGAGTTGACCGCTTTTTAGATATGTGTAGAACTTCAGTAAATCTAACCGGCGATCTATCTTGCGCATTTATTATGGACCATATCTGGAAGGAAACAAAACCCAATGAAAAATATTAA